One window from the genome of Streptomyces sp. NBC_00287 encodes:
- a CDS encoding sensor histidine kinase: MQKMRPRRSGKQKASAGSPEHTPGTTAGTGTTSAGKGRPTHVRNRLFIAVAVVAAAIAAAGTPSVVTASAQVHDTQELVTLSERTEDALALAHSLADERDEVISYVAAGRPKSKAPSEQRSARVDRLVEELRANPDTPASLRADLDDIAALRRAALTGKSTALETHKAYSASLTELHRLAEQLAEDMPPRAGSGAFALAELDTAVQQAASNRGLLLAALNIPRTTQTVIDPITGLPSTVSTSSAADAKQRDALTAAAQEARLRSDAALADFRETAPQKSVTSYDSTVTGPEAEAAEKYLASLTDQPTLSDAELATGVKKLDEALSARVEMMRGAESALHDRRTKDLALLRDDDVTELEIRIAILGLLVLLAIGVATGMARGLTRPLAVVRLGSARLAAAEDPTSEEPVRFTGRKDEFAKVVDSVNTLHAQAVTLHARIATLESDRKHLVAQRQKMADAREELRAELADSAAQLDRLRTSIGSTFVNLALRTLGLVERQLAVIEGLEEREQDPDRLATLFKLDHFATVMRRHSENLLVLAGTEHVQHSAGPVPLVDVVRAAVSEIERYERVRIAALPPHAHIAGFAADDLSHLLAELMENATAFSPPDLPVEVSGWLLENGEVMLSVQDEGIGMTDARLTRLNTRLTDFDPEASYDQEGEEGLGLGLYVVARLAQRHGIRVRLRDQKQGGVAAVAVLPSTLLAPAPSSAVPSTDALTSTPHTFTLPGADAEANSNVLHGGRGDRLVELAERAVRKSEEPEEAPAEAPAEAPEEAPAETTMELLAPAQPEPEGNDPVEGEAETEHERADEDQLTEKGLPKRTPKITAPTEPPRQRSASVDADALRRRLGGFRRGAEAGYRDVQAEIAESEEATGGTVEEASS; the protein is encoded by the coding sequence GTGCAGAAGATGCGGCCTCGTCGCTCAGGCAAGCAGAAGGCTTCCGCAGGGAGCCCGGAGCACACGCCCGGCACCACGGCAGGGACCGGCACCACTTCGGCCGGCAAGGGCCGGCCCACCCATGTACGCAACCGGCTCTTCATCGCCGTGGCCGTGGTCGCCGCCGCCATCGCAGCGGCCGGCACCCCCTCCGTCGTCACCGCCTCCGCGCAGGTGCACGACACCCAGGAGCTGGTCACCCTCTCCGAGCGGACCGAGGACGCCCTCGCGCTCGCCCACTCGCTCGCCGACGAACGCGACGAGGTCATCTCCTACGTGGCCGCCGGGCGCCCCAAGTCCAAGGCGCCCTCGGAGCAGCGCAGCGCCCGCGTCGACCGGCTGGTCGAGGAGCTCCGTGCGAACCCGGACACCCCCGCCTCGCTGAGGGCGGACCTGGACGACATCGCGGCCCTGCGCAGAGCGGCGCTCACCGGAAAGAGCACCGCTCTCGAAACGCACAAGGCGTACTCCGCCTCGCTCACCGAACTGCACCGGCTCGCCGAGCAGCTGGCCGAGGACATGCCGCCCCGCGCGGGCTCCGGCGCCTTTGCCCTCGCCGAGCTCGACACCGCCGTACAACAGGCCGCCTCCAACCGGGGCCTGCTCCTCGCCGCGCTCAACATCCCCCGCACCACCCAGACCGTCATCGACCCCATCACGGGTCTGCCGAGCACGGTCAGCACCTCCTCCGCCGCCGACGCCAAGCAGCGCGACGCGCTCACCGCCGCCGCCCAGGAGGCCCGGCTGCGCTCGGACGCGGCCCTCGCCGACTTCCGCGAGACCGCGCCGCAGAAGTCGGTGACCTCGTACGACTCCACGGTCACCGGACCGGAGGCGGAGGCCGCCGAGAAATATCTGGCGTCGCTGACCGATCAGCCGACCCTCTCCGACGCCGAACTCGCCACCGGTGTGAAGAAGCTTGACGAGGCGCTCTCCGCCCGCGTCGAGATGATGCGCGGCGCCGAGTCCGCCCTCCACGACCGCCGCACCAAGGACCTCGCCCTTCTGCGCGACGACGACGTCACCGAGCTGGAGATCCGCATCGCGATCCTCGGCCTCCTGGTGCTGCTCGCGATCGGCGTCGCCACGGGGATGGCCCGGGGCCTCACCCGCCCGCTGGCGGTCGTACGGCTGGGCTCGGCGCGGCTGGCGGCGGCCGAGGACCCGACGTCCGAGGAACCGGTCAGGTTCACGGGCCGCAAGGACGAGTTCGCGAAGGTGGTGGACTCGGTCAACACGCTGCACGCGCAGGCCGTGACCCTCCACGCCCGTATCGCGACCCTCGAGTCCGACCGCAAGCACCTGGTGGCCCAGCGCCAGAAGATGGCGGACGCCCGCGAGGAGCTCCGCGCGGAACTGGCGGACTCGGCAGCACAATTGGACCGCCTGCGCACGAGCATCGGCTCGACGTTCGTGAACCTGGCGCTGCGGACGCTGGGCCTCGTGGAACGCCAACTGGCGGTGATCGAGGGCCTGGAGGAGCGGGAACAGGACCCCGACCGTCTGGCGACGCTCTTCAAGCTGGACCACTTCGCGACGGTGATGCGCCGCCACAGCGAGAACCTGCTGGTGCTGGCGGGCACGGAACACGTCCAGCACAGCGCGGGCCCGGTGCCGCTGGTCGACGTGGTCCGGGCGGCGGTCAGCGAGATCGAGCGCTACGAGCGGGTCCGCATCGCGGCCCTGCCTCCCCACGCGCACATCGCGGGCTTCGCGGCGGACGACCTCTCCCACCTGCTGGCCGAACTGATGGAGAACGCCACGGCGTTCTCCCCGCCGGACCTGCCGGTGGAGGTCTCCGGCTGGCTCCTGGAGAACGGCGAGGTCATGCTCTCCGTCCAGGACGAGGGCATCGGCATGACGGACGCCCGCCTGACCCGCCTCAACACCCGCCTCACCGACTTCGACCCCGAGGCCTCCTACGACCAGGAAGGCGAGGAGGGCCTGGGCCTCGGCCTCTATGTGGTCGCCCGCCTGGCCCAACGCCACGGAATCCGAGTCCGGCTACGGGACCAGAAGCAGGGCGGAGTAGCAGCGGTAGCGGTACTCCCGAGCACGCTACTGGCCCCGGCCCCCTCATCGGCCGTCCCGTCGACGGACGCCCTGACCTCAACACCCCACACCTTCACCCTCCCCGGCGCGGACGCGGAGGCCAACTCCAATGTCCTCCACGGCGGCAGGGGCGACCGGTTGGTGGAGCTGGCGGAGCGGGCGGTACGGAAGTCGGAGGAGCCGGAGGAGGCACCGGCGGAGGCACCGGCGGAGGCACCAGAGGAGGCACCGGCGGAGACGACGATGGAGCTTCTGGCCCCGGCACAGCCGGAGCCCGAGGGGAACGACCCCGTCGAAGGCGAAGCCGAGACGGAACACGAGCGAGCCGACGAGGACCAGCTCACCGAAAAGGGCCTCCCCAAGCGCACACCAAAGATCACCGCACCCACGGAACCGCCCCGCCAGCGCAGCGCTTCCGTGGACGCCGACGCCCTCCGCCGGAGGCTGGGCGGCTTCCGCCGGGGGGCAGAGGCCGGCTATCGCGACGTACAAGCCGAAATCGCAGAATCCGAAGAAGCCACGGGGGGCACAGTCGAGGAGGCAAGCAGTTGA